The Mangrovivirga cuniculi genomic sequence TTTTTTAATGTCGTGAAAATGAAGTCCTGTCGTTGGCTCATCAAATACAAAGAGTAATTTTTCACCTCCTGAACCACCTTTAGATAAAAAGGAAGCAAGTTTGACCCGCTGTGCTTCTCCACCACTTAACGAGTTTGAAGACTGGCCGAGTTTGATATAACCTAACCCAACCTCATTGAGCGGTTCCAGCTTATTGAGAATTGACCTCTGCCCTTCAAAAAATCAAGACTTTCTTCGACTGTCAGATTAAGCACATCGGCGATAGATTTATCATTGAATTTAACTTCCAGTACCTCATCCTTAAACCTTCTGCCTTTACAGCTTTCGCAGGTTAAGTGAATATCTGCCATAAACTGCATTTCAATTTTCACTTCACCTTCTCCCTGACAATTTTCACATCTGCCTCCGTCGACATTAAAAGAAAAATGAGCAGGTTTAAATCCTCGCTGTTTTGATAGTTGCTGATCAGCAAACAGTTGCCTTATGGCGTCGTACGCTTTGACATAGGTTACCGGATTTGATCGACTCGATTTCCCAATCGGGTTTTGATCGACGAATTCAATTTGTTTTACCTGAGATAGATCTCCTTCCAGCCGATCGAATTTACCAGTTGATTCTGAGATATGTTGCTCGAGATGCTTGCTCAACGCAGGATACAGGATCTTTTTTACAAGTGTCGATTTCCCTGAACCACTGACCCCGGTAATTACCGAAAGCACTCCTAAAGGAATATCAACATCTATATTTTTAAGGTTATTTTCCCTGGCTCCTATAATTGAAAGCTTGTTGCGCCATTTTCTTTTAACTCGAGGTATAGCAATTTCCTCTTTACCTAATAAGTATTTAGCAGTGTATGATTCGCTTCCGTCCAGGTCATCCGCTGTACCCTGAAAAACCAGGTTGCCTCCATGGACACCAGCATCAGGACCAATATCGATGATTTGGTCGGCTGCTTTAATGACTTCTTCTTCGTGTTCTACTACAATTACTGTATTCCCGAGATCTCTCAAAGTTTTCAAAACACCGACTAGCCTTTCAGTATCCCTTGGATGCAAACCAATACTTGGTTCGTCAAGAATATACATGGATCCTACCAGGGCACTTCCCAATGAAGTAGCTAATTTAATCCGTTGATATTCACCACCGGATAGGGTAGAAGTCAGTCTGTTGAGAGTTAAATATCCAAGACCTACTTCGTTGAGGTAAAGTAGCCTGTTAGTCACCTCTTTTAATAGCCTGTTAGCTATTTGCTGATCGTGATCGTTGAGTTTGAGATTATTGAAAAATTCATATGAAGTTTCGACCGGCATCAAAACAACATCGGTAATCGATGTGTCATTTATTTTAACGTATGAAGCATCTTTTCTAAGCCTGGTTCCACGACAATCAGGACAGACAGTTCTTCCCCGGTATCTTGAAAGCATTACTCGATATTGAATTTTATGAGATTTGCTCTCCAGAAACTTAAAGAAACTGTTAAGTCCGTCAAAATACTCATTGCCTTCCCACAATAGTTGATATTCTTTCTCTGACAGATCTTTTATCGACCGGTGTACCGGAAAATCGAATTGATCAGCCTTTTCAATTAATGGCTTTAACCATTTTTTCATTGTTTCGGAACGCCAGGGAACAATAGCTCCTTCAAAAACTGACATGTTTTTATTTGGGATGACAAGATCTGGGTCAATGCCCAGAATTTTACCGAAACCCTCGCATGTTTTACAAGCTCCATATGGATTATTAAAGCTGAAGAGGTTTACTGATGGTTCTTCAAATTCAATTCCATCAGCTTCAAACCGGTCACTAAATGATTTTCTGCCTTCACCCGGGAAATCGATTATACAATCACCATGTCCTTCGAAAAAAGCAGTTTCTATCGAGTCAGCAAGCCTGAATCGATTATCTTCATCCCTTCCATCCGGAGATTCGGGATCTTTTTCTATAGCTGCTCTGTCTATAAGAATGAAAACCTCACTGTCAGGGTCAAGATTATCTGCCTCATCTACAATATCTTCGATCATTTTAGTGTTATTATTTAAAATAACACGGTTATATCCCTTTTGAAGCAGGATCTCGAACTCTTGTTTTAAGGTTCTGTCCTGGTGCGGGATCAATGGGCATAAGATCATCAGGCGGGTTCCGTCTTCATGATTGTAGAGGAAGTCTAAGACATCCTCAACTGTGGACTTTTGTACAATTTTTCCGCTAATTGGGGAATAAGTCTTCCCTATCCTGGCAAATAGCAGTTTCAGATAATCATATATTTCCGTGGTAGTACCAACAGTTGATCTGGGGTTTCTGGTATTAACTTTTTGCTCTATTGCAATAGCCGGGGAAACACCTCTAATATAATCTACTTCAGGTTTTTCCATTCGGCCCAGAAATTGCCGTGCATAAGAACTGAGGCTTTCAACATACATTCGCTGACCTTCAGCAAATAAAGTATCAAATGCCAGGGATGATTTTCCCGAACCGGATAACCCGGTGATAACAACCAGTTTGTTACGAGGTATCGCCACACTAAGATTGTGGAGGTTGTTGACTTTGGCATTCTTTATAACAATAAACTGTTTAGGGTCTATTGAATCTATATTTTTTATGTCGGTCGCTATAGTCTTACTCATAATTACAAAGATAAGCAGATGTTATTGATCAGAACTTGTTAATCGACTACAAGTTTAATTTTATGGCAATATTTTAAGAAACTGGTGTAAATTTTTAACAAATGTTTTTATTCGTTAATCTTGGCAGAATATTTGTGATTTATTAAATTAACGATTGCATTCGAGTTAAAATTTTTTGTTCAACCCTAAACGACACAATATGATATAGATCTCTACGTTAACAAAAACAGAGACAACCGAATGAACAAAATTAAATTAGACGACAGCCAGCTAGTGTCGCAGTACATCAAAGGAAATGAACTTGCATTTGAGAAGCTAGTAAACCGACACAAGAATAAGATTTTTACAAAGATATACCTGATAGTGAAAGACAGGTATGTGGCTGAAGATTTGTTGCAGGAAACTTTTATTAAGGCGGTCAACACAATTAAGGCGGGAAAGTATAACGAAGAAGGGAAGTTTCTACCCTGGATTATGAGAATAGCTAACAACATGGCTATTGATCATTTCAGGAAAGAAAAAAGATATCCAACCATTGTAATGGAGGATGGAAGCCCTCTTTTAAATAATATAAAGTTTGCCGAAGAGCCTTTTGAAACAGACCAGGAAAGGAAAGAAACTCATAAGCTGATAAGAAAGCTAGTCAAAGAATTGCCAGAGTCTCAAAAACAGGTGTTGATCATGAGGCACTACATGAAGATGAGCTTTCAGGAAATCGCAGATGCGACAGGTGTTAGTATAAACACTGCTCTTGGACGAATGCGATATGCTTTGATTAATATGAAAAAGAAAATGGACAAACTAAATGTAGCCTATGATAAAAACCTTTACCCCGGATGACGTAATTAAATACGTTTATAAAGAATGTGACCAGGAGGAGCAACGTGAAATTGAAGAAGCCTTGCTCTGCGACGAAAAGTTAAAAGAAACTTATCAATACGTAGTAAACATGAAGGATGACCTCGATAAAATTGATGTTCAGCCTTCTAAAAAAGCAATCACCAATATTTTAGATTATTCAAAAAATTATAATTTAAAAAAAGGGTCCTAATCAGGATCCTTTTTTTATTTCACAACTTCCCACCCCTGAAATTTATGGCCTATATTGCTACTCTATGTGTGGCATAAATTTGATAATCGATAAAAAAGAACTGTTAAGTGACCTCGTTGCTATCAAAACAATGGTTTCTGACAATATGCACAGAGGGCCGGATCACAGATCTTCTCTCAGAATCAGAAATCGTGAGACTCAATATTTTTTTGGTGCTAACAGGTTAAAGATCAGGGACAAATCCGAAAATTCTAATCAACCATTTATAGATCAGCAGGAAGAAAATGTTCTGTTATTTAACGGGGAGATATATAACTATGCCGAGCTTAAAAATGAGTTGATTTCAAAAGGATATACTTTCATAACTTCTTCTGACACAGAAGTAATATTTTATTTGCTAAAAGAAGAAGGAGAGCTGGGTTTAGGAAGGCTCAAAGGAATGTACAGTATAGTTTTTTTCGATAGGAAGAATGACACTGTTTTATTGGCGAGAGATAAGCATGGTATTAAACCATTATTTTATTCAGCTGATAAAAATTTTATTGTCGCTTCTTCTGAAACCGGACCTATATTTTCATCTGGGCTTATAAAAAAAGAACTGGATGTAGATCAACTTGATATACTGTTGAGGTATAAGCATTCTTTTCTTAATGAGACGATATATAGAAATGTATTTTCAGTTTCTCCTGGATCGTATTTGAAAATAGAAAACGGCTCAATTTCAAAGGAAGAATTTATAATAGAAAGAGCTGAAGAAAACAAGTTCGAATTAAGCTCAAATGGAATTGAGCAACTAATTGTCGATAGTCTTTACCGACAATTAAGTGATAGTGTGCCATATGGACTATTTCTTAGTGGAGGTCTTGACTCGTCGTTGTTACTGGCTCTTAATAAAAAGCATGAGATTAATTATATTCAGACATTCAGCCTGATCGATAAGAACCTAGCGGGAAAAGGATTAAATGATAATCGATTATCACGTCTTGCTGCAAAACTTTACGGTTATGAGCATCACGAAATAGGGTTTGATTCAGAGCCTGACGAACAGGATATTTATAAATTTATTGGTGACCTGGATCTTCCTGTTCTCGATAGTGGTGCGTATATGAATTATGTCCTTTCCAGGGAAGCATCTAAAAGCGTAAAAGTTGTGCTAAGTGGAGCAGGGGCAGATGAGTATTGGTATGGCTATCCAAGGTACCAGGTATACCGGCAGCAATTAAAAAACCCGTTCTCGGTAAAAGCACTTAAATTAATTTTGAGGCTGGCAAGAACATCAGGGTTTTCTAAAGTAGATGCCGTAACAGACAGGCGTTTTAAAAGATATGTAGATTCTGTTGATAAAACCAGTGAAAAATCCTGGAACAATTTATTACAGGTTCCTTTATTAAATCAGTCTGATTTTCCGGAAGAAATAGCTGATTTTATAAATAAAAATGAAAAAAACTTAACACCCCAGCTATGGGATCAGAAGAATTATCTGGTTAATGATGTTCTTTTACAAAGTGACCTGATGACTATGGCTCATGGCCTGGAAATGAGGGTTCCTTATCTTGATGATGAGCTTGTTATGGCAGCCGGGGAATTGCAGAAATCTTTATTTGAAGGGGGGAAATCAAAATCTGTTTTAAAAGAGATATTTTCAAAAATTGATGGTTCCGGTCCGTTCATCAGAAGATCAAAAGAAGGAATGGGATTACCCTTTTATTCATGGATAGATTCAAGGTTTTTCAGTGACAGAATTGAAAAAATATTTAACGATAATAACTCTATCATTTCAGAAACTGAATCCTTTAAATATATTAAAAAACAAAAAGGCTATCGAAAGCAACTTGCAGATCAGGCTAACGCTGCTGCTACCTGGAATTTTGTAGCCCTGGACTTATGGCTTGAGCAAAACGGATTTAAATGAAGATTTTATATTTACACCAATATTTCAAAACCCCGGAAGAGGGAGGGGCCACCCGATCATACTATTTATCAAAAGCGATGGTAGAGGCAGGTCATGATGTGACGCTAATAACCTCTCATAATAAAGGTCATAAATCTGAAAAGAATATAGAAGGTGTAAAAGTGATTTACCTGCCGGTAAAATACAGTAATTCATTCGGGTTTTACAGAAGGATAATGGCCTTTTTGTTATTTGCCAGGTCTGTTGTCAAGGAAATCAGAAACCATAATCCGAAGTCTTTCGATCTTTGCTATGCAACATCTACACCGCTTACAGTAGGTTGGGCAGCGATTCAGATAAAGGATAAATATCAAATACCATACATCTTTGAGGTGCGGGATCTCTGGCCGGAAGCTCCGATTCAGTTGGGTATCATTAGAAACCCTTTTTTGAAAATAGGCTTAAGAACTTTTGAAAAATATATTTATGAGCAATCCATGCAAATAATTGCTCTGTCTCCAAATATGGTAGAAGAGATCAAAAAGGTTGTACCCTGGAAAGATGTAAAGATGATTCCTAATTTTAGCGATCCGGATTTATTCAATGGAAAGAAAAGGTCATTTTTCAGGGATGGGAAAATAATCATATCCTATTTTGGGGCCGCAGGTTATGTAAACGGGTTACAAACTATTGTAAATTGCGCAAGTAAAGTACAAGATGATAAACGGATTGTTTTCAGGGTGATGGCCAGAGGAGCTGTGCTAAATTCAATAAGAAAGAAAGTCCAAAAAGAAAGGATTAGCAACATAGAGTTTTTAGAATACGGGGGTAAAGAAAACGTTATTTCACTACTGGAAGAAACATCATTTTCATTCATATCTTTTCTGCCAAAAAAAGTATTGGGTTCTAACAGTCCAAATAAGTTTTTCGATTCTCTTGCTGCCGGAGTGCCAGTAATAGTGAATACCAAAGGGTGGACATCAGAATTGGTGGATGAATATCACTGTGGGTTTTATCACGATTTTAATGATACAGAAGAATTTGAAACACAGCTGGAGCGATTTATAAATAATCCATCACTTTATGCTTATGCCTCTGAAAACGCTTTATTTCTTGCTAAAAATTATTTTAACCGCAATAAGGTAATCAGGAAACTTTTAACAGATCTCGAGCAATTTGAAGAGACCAAACCGGAATTTAAGGTTATACGGAATAGAGCTTAATCAGGGCTTGTAGGCTGCTTTCTGAAAGATA encodes the following:
- the asnB gene encoding asparagine synthase (glutamine-hydrolyzing), which gives rise to MIIDKKELLSDLVAIKTMVSDNMHRGPDHRSSLRIRNRETQYFFGANRLKIRDKSENSNQPFIDQQEENVLLFNGEIYNYAELKNELISKGYTFITSSDTEVIFYLLKEEGELGLGRLKGMYSIVFFDRKNDTVLLARDKHGIKPLFYSADKNFIVASSETGPIFSSGLIKKELDVDQLDILLRYKHSFLNETIYRNVFSVSPGSYLKIENGSISKEEFIIERAEENKFELSSNGIEQLIVDSLYRQLSDSVPYGLFLSGGLDSSLLLALNKKHEINYIQTFSLIDKNLAGKGLNDNRLSRLAAKLYGYEHHEIGFDSEPDEQDIYKFIGDLDLPVLDSGAYMNYVLSREASKSVKVVLSGAGADEYWYGYPRYQVYRQQLKNPFSVKALKLILRLARTSGFSKVDAVTDRRFKRYVDSVDKTSEKSWNNLLQVPLLNQSDFPEEIADFINKNEKNLTPQLWDQKNYLVNDVLLQSDLMTMAHGLEMRVPYLDDELVMAAGELQKSLFEGGKSKSVLKEIFSKIDGSGPFIRRSKEGMGLPFYSWIDSRFFSDRIEKIFNDNNSIISETESFKYIKKQKGYRKQLADQANAAATWNFVALDLWLEQNGFK
- a CDS encoding RNA polymerase sigma factor — its product is MNKIKLDDSQLVSQYIKGNELAFEKLVNRHKNKIFTKIYLIVKDRYVAEDLLQETFIKAVNTIKAGKYNEEGKFLPWIMRIANNMAIDHFRKEKRYPTIVMEDGSPLLNNIKFAEEPFETDQERKETHKLIRKLVKELPESQKQVLIMRHYMKMSFQEIADATGVSINTALGRMRYALINMKKKMDKLNVAYDKNLYPG
- a CDS encoding glycosyltransferase family 4 protein; protein product: MKILYLHQYFKTPEEGGATRSYYLSKAMVEAGHDVTLITSHNKGHKSEKNIEGVKVIYLPVKYSNSFGFYRRIMAFLLFARSVVKEIRNHNPKSFDLCYATSTPLTVGWAAIQIKDKYQIPYIFEVRDLWPEAPIQLGIIRNPFLKIGLRTFEKYIYEQSMQIIALSPNMVEEIKKVVPWKDVKMIPNFSDPDLFNGKKRSFFRDGKIIISYFGAAGYVNGLQTIVNCASKVQDDKRIVFRVMARGAVLNSIRKKVQKERISNIEFLEYGGKENVISLLEETSFSFISFLPKKVLGSNSPNKFFDSLAAGVPVIVNTKGWTSELVDEYHCGFYHDFNDTEEFETQLERFINNPSLYAYASENALFLAKNYFNRNKVIRKLLTDLEQFEETKPEFKVIRNRA